In Aquimarina sp. TRL1, a single window of DNA contains:
- a CDS encoding TonB-dependent receptor plug domain-containing protein, producing the protein MSQHIIKGKLINSISQPVEGVVLKEINTNKKVISNKLGYFELEVETLPSTVVILSKFYQQKTIHFKTTAFKNISLESIQIEEVLLIGTKENKKTKEVFSSSNTLGNKAVINTVEANPINILRGQIAGLQMSATAGGVTSGSSMIIRGQKSIAGNNQPLFVIDGIPIPNESSGANANGGQDWGNALKDINPFDIEEINVLKSAMDANKYGARGLNGVVEITTKGNRIKNGWSFNANAGYSIGKTFGAPELIDINDIDKNDKRSFLLTKASENYLNHFEDANSQTLHISASNGTKISKSYLSYTLHANKGNYHENTFDKHNLLLKNILQASDKLQLSTRLSFISSLSRNAPSIGAHKFSSLGNQFINAPINIADNVGKSALENQTNWWLYGHRAEKRNTTFRGAFSLNYELTPTLFINASTSYSGYSISTEELAPGFFRDLDSDRREYVLYLDEDTHSYYNTAEEKTDEVSLYIGFKQQLQFNQFTIENELSFDYFNTNSSIIGEAYIPKTSIPIPFYRGFEKEVLATYRQADQRILNSSFKAKNANQNSIYGFYLSHTNSWREKLFLHLGLKYHINKTFKSLGDLSEIKQAYPAVGVSYNALDDVRKLLNKEIRFMSNLSIKTNFAKVGNVTGLYHISNPVNSDLELPYPSHQTIMKPYYTQNAVFGAKNDYQIGFSVEKSWENEWGLDTYFFKDRIKLSTAYYTRLTNNHLYELLTPLENNESIIRQMEVDVVNSGWEVQLHSKIIETPDFTWENIINYSSNKNRFKEINGGVQQSQLGQEEVNLRGALTGSFGTMVSNYSYLREGGNKVFDANMRYLPSGKPEIIGDATPDFLLGMVNVFRYKNLEFSFVLDSKFGGDILSGTYALLYNRGALKNTAFGRTKENGGVERVETDTHYNPETDENEISYIRSFDGIIPEGVFASETILHGVNVGGLTFEQARERIGTDSNGEYLLQPLKANDYYEGFTKYAGVKEDAVFDNSYIALREIKVTYNLPEKWLRKSRFATMSLGLVGRNLGYLYRSLPYNLNPDGSYNNRNGGAFEFGSLLPVRNFGAFIRFKF; encoded by the coding sequence ATGTCACAACACATAATTAAAGGAAAGCTTATCAATAGTATTTCCCAACCGGTGGAAGGCGTTGTACTGAAAGAAATTAATACAAACAAAAAAGTGATTTCGAATAAGCTAGGGTATTTTGAGTTAGAGGTAGAGACACTACCTAGCACAGTTGTTATTTTGTCAAAATTCTATCAGCAAAAAACAATTCATTTTAAGACAACTGCTTTTAAAAATATCAGCTTAGAGAGTATACAGATAGAGGAGGTTTTGTTGATAGGAACTAAAGAGAATAAGAAAACCAAAGAAGTTTTTTCCAGTAGTAATACATTGGGAAATAAAGCAGTTATTAATACGGTAGAAGCTAACCCGATCAATATTCTTAGAGGGCAGATTGCCGGTTTGCAGATGAGTGCTACAGCGGGAGGAGTTACATCTGGTAGTAGTATGATTATCAGAGGACAAAAATCAATAGCAGGAAATAATCAACCTCTTTTTGTAATTGACGGAATCCCTATCCCGAATGAATCCTCGGGAGCGAATGCTAATGGGGGACAAGATTGGGGAAATGCTCTGAAAGATATAAACCCTTTTGATATCGAAGAAATCAATGTGCTAAAATCTGCGATGGATGCTAATAAGTATGGAGCCAGAGGATTGAATGGTGTAGTAGAAATTACCACTAAAGGCAACCGAATAAAAAATGGCTGGAGTTTTAATGCCAATGCAGGATATTCTATAGGAAAGACCTTTGGAGCTCCAGAGCTTATAGATATCAACGATATTGATAAAAATGACAAACGCTCTTTTTTACTGACAAAAGCAAGTGAGAATTATTTAAACCATTTCGAGGATGCGAATTCGCAAACCCTCCATATTTCTGCATCAAACGGTACCAAGATTAGTAAGTCATACCTATCTTATACCTTACATGCGAATAAAGGAAACTATCATGAAAATACGTTTGATAAACACAACCTCTTACTAAAGAACATACTTCAGGCATCTGACAAACTTCAATTAAGTACAAGGTTGTCTTTTATTTCCTCTCTAAGTCGAAATGCTCCTAGTATCGGAGCTCATAAATTTTCTTCATTAGGGAATCAATTTATTAATGCCCCGATTAATATTGCTGATAATGTAGGGAAAAGTGCTTTGGAAAACCAGACAAACTGGTGGCTTTATGGACATAGAGCAGAAAAAAGAAATACCACATTTAGAGGGGCTTTTAGCCTTAATTATGAATTAACACCTACACTTTTTATAAATGCCAGTACGAGTTACTCAGGATATAGTATTAGCACAGAAGAATTAGCCCCCGGTTTTTTTAGAGACCTGGATTCCGATAGAAGAGAATATGTTTTATATCTCGATGAAGATACCCATAGCTACTATAATACGGCTGAAGAAAAAACAGATGAAGTATCCCTTTATATCGGATTTAAACAACAGTTGCAATTTAATCAGTTTACAATAGAGAATGAACTTTCCTTTGATTATTTTAATACAAATTCAAGTATTATAGGAGAAGCTTATATCCCTAAAACATCCATACCCATTCCATTTTATCGAGGGTTTGAAAAAGAGGTCTTAGCTACCTATCGACAGGCAGATCAAAGAATATTAAACAGTTCTTTCAAGGCAAAAAATGCAAACCAAAACAGTATTTATGGTTTTTATTTGAGCCATACAAATTCATGGAGAGAAAAATTATTCCTGCATTTAGGGCTTAAATATCATATCAATAAGACGTTTAAATCTTTGGGAGATTTAAGTGAAATAAAACAAGCATATCCGGCAGTTGGGGTCTCATATAATGCATTGGACGATGTAAGAAAATTGCTCAATAAGGAGATTAGGTTTATGTCTAATCTATCTATAAAAACAAACTTTGCCAAAGTCGGGAATGTAACAGGATTATACCATATTTCGAACCCTGTGAATTCTGATTTGGAATTGCCATACCCTTCTCATCAGACTATTATGAAGCCTTATTATACTCAAAATGCTGTTTTTGGAGCAAAAAATGACTATCAGATAGGGTTTTCTGTAGAGAAGTCATGGGAAAATGAATGGGGACTGGATACCTATTTTTTTAAAGATCGAATAAAACTATCGACAGCTTATTATACAAGATTGACCAATAATCACTTATATGAACTATTAACACCTCTCGAAAATAATGAATCAATTATTAGACAAATGGAAGTTGATGTTGTAAACAGTGGATGGGAAGTACAGCTGCATTCAAAAATTATTGAAACACCTGATTTTACATGGGAAAACATCATTAATTATTCCAGTAATAAAAATCGTTTTAAAGAGATAAATGGCGGCGTACAGCAATCTCAACTAGGGCAGGAAGAGGTAAATCTCAGAGGAGCGCTGACCGGCAGTTTCGGAACAATGGTATCTAATTATTCTTACTTAAGAGAAGGAGGAAATAAAGTATTTGATGCAAATATGCGGTATCTGCCCAGTGGAAAACCTGAAATAATCGGAGATGCTACTCCCGATTTTCTATTAGGGATGGTTAATGTATTTAGGTATAAAAATCTGGAATTCTCTTTTGTATTGGATAGTAAATTTGGAGGGGATATCCTCTCAGGAACTTATGCATTATTATATAACCGAGGAGCCTTAAAAAACACAGCCTTTGGAAGAACAAAAGAAAATGGTGGCGTAGAAAGAGTAGAAACAGATACTCATTATAATCCTGAAACAGATGAAAATGAAATAAGTTATATAAGAAGTTTCGATGGAATCATACCAGAAGGAGTTTTTGCTAGCGAAACGATCCTTCATGGAGTAAATGTGGGAGGATTAACATTTGAACAGGCAAGAGAAAGAATAGGAACAGATAGTAATGGAGAATACTTACTTCAACCATTAAAGGCAAATGATTATTATGAAGGTTTTACAAAATACGCAGGAGTAAAAGAAGATGCGGTTTTTGATAATAGTTATATAGCTTTGAGAGAAATAAAGGTAACCTATAATCTGCCAGAAAAATGGTTGAGAAAATCAAGGTTTGCTACGATGAGTTTAGGACTAGTTGGTAGAAATTTAGGGTACTTGTACAGAAGTTTACCTTATAACTTAAACCCAGATGGATCTTATAATAACAGAAATGGAGGAGCTTTTGAATTCGGCTCCTTATTACCTGTTCGAAATTTTGGAGCGTTTATTAGGTTTAAGTTTTAA
- a CDS encoding lytic polysaccharide monooxygenase: MFKTTNSARISTINCSWRQLICTFLFLSVILPVLPHGTVTYPPSRIWTCFQEDPESPDSAACIAAVASHGTQPLYDWSEINQANANGDHRRYVKDGNLASGGRPDKYGGMDQVRSDWLSTLVSPGPFTVTWTNHAPHATAYYEVYITKESWSPGQPLTWDSLELLVRTPPSGPERIVNIPVTLPTRTGKHVIYSVWQRSDSAEAFYSTSDIHFDGGDTDTQAPSIPTNLRASNATQTTVDLAWDAATDNIGVSGYDVYRANTHVATVTDTSYQVTGLAANTEYFFRVKARDAAGNLSDFSSSAKATTLQDTGGGSCSGISRYAAGTSYNRGQEVQHAGGKYKCTVAGWCSSASAWAYAPGTGTYWRQAWTKTGDCNGGSSDTQAPSVPANLSTSNITQTTIDLSWGAATDDTGVIGYDVYQGSTVLSTVSGTSYQVTGLAGSTTYSFRVKAKDAAGNQSDFSNTATATTLTDTGGGSCAGVSQYVAGTSYTSGEEVKNAGGKYKCTIAGWCSSAAAWAYAPGTGSYWQQAWTKTGDCNSNALYALFPTVTQGIVNFSVADKNAESIRINLYDITGKLMNSQIYQGNQKSIAQDLSTLKKGLYIYRIYIDGKVYVERILKK, translated from the coding sequence ATGTTTAAAACAACAAACTCAGCAAGAATTAGTACAATTAATTGCTCGTGGCGGCAGTTAATTTGTACATTTTTATTCCTATCTGTAATTTTACCTGTTCTCCCTCATGGAACAGTAACTTATCCTCCAAGTCGTATTTGGACTTGTTTTCAGGAAGACCCGGAAAGTCCGGATTCAGCAGCGTGTATTGCAGCGGTAGCTTCTCATGGTACGCAGCCTTTATACGATTGGAGTGAGATTAATCAGGCCAATGCGAATGGAGATCATAGAAGGTATGTAAAAGATGGTAATTTGGCGAGTGGAGGAAGACCAGATAAATATGGGGGGATGGATCAGGTTAGATCTGATTGGTTATCTACCCTGGTTTCTCCTGGACCATTCACTGTTACCTGGACCAATCATGCTCCGCATGCAACTGCGTATTATGAAGTATACATAACCAAAGAAAGTTGGTCCCCAGGACAACCATTGACATGGGATAGCCTGGAACTTTTGGTACGAACACCTCCGAGTGGTCCCGAAAGGATAGTCAATATTCCGGTAACATTGCCAACCAGAACAGGAAAGCACGTTATCTATAGCGTATGGCAAAGGTCAGATAGTGCAGAAGCATTTTATTCGACCAGTGATATTCATTTTGATGGAGGAGATACGGATACGCAGGCTCCTTCTATTCCTACGAATTTAAGAGCTTCAAATGCGACACAAACGACAGTTGATTTAGCCTGGGATGCAGCTACCGATAATATAGGAGTATCAGGATATGATGTATACAGAGCAAATACACATGTAGCTACAGTGACAGATACTTCGTATCAGGTAACTGGATTAGCAGCAAATACTGAGTATTTCTTTAGAGTAAAAGCCAGAGATGCAGCAGGAAACCTATCAGATTTCAGTAGCTCTGCAAAGGCAACTACCCTTCAGGATACCGGAGGAGGAAGTTGTTCCGGCATCTCACGATATGCAGCAGGAACTTCCTATAATCGAGGTCAGGAAGTGCAGCATGCAGGAGGAAAATATAAATGTACTGTAGCCGGCTGGTGTTCCTCGGCATCTGCCTGGGCATATGCTCCCGGTACTGGAACCTATTGGAGACAAGCCTGGACAAAAACAGGAGATTGTAATGGAGGAAGCTCAGATACACAAGCTCCTTCTGTTCCTGCTAATTTGAGCACATCAAATATTACACAAACAACTATTGATCTCTCCTGGGGAGCAGCTACTGATGATACAGGAGTGATAGGGTATGATGTGTATCAGGGAAGTACTGTGCTCAGCACTGTATCCGGAACATCATATCAGGTAACAGGATTAGCAGGAAGTACCACATATTCTTTTAGAGTAAAAGCGAAGGATGCAGCAGGCAATCAATCTGATTTTAGTAATACTGCAACAGCAACAACACTTACAGATACCGGAGGAGGAAGTTGTGCAGGAGTATCACAATATGTTGCAGGAACATCCTATACCAGTGGTGAGGAAGTGAAAAACGCAGGAGGAAAATATAAGTGTACGATTGCAGGTTGGTGCTCCTCTGCAGCAGCTTGGGCATATGCACCTGGAACAGGTTCGTATTGGCAACAAGCCTGGACAAAAACAGGTGATTGTAATTCAAATGCACTGTATGCTCTTTTCCCTACAGTAACACAAGGAATTGTTAACTTTAGCGTAGCAGATAAAAATGCTGAATCGATACGAATAAACTTGTATGATATTACCGGGAAATTAATGAATTCGCAAATATATCAAGGAAACCAAAAATCTATTGCACAAGACTTATCTACCCTTAAAAAAGGACTATATATCTATAGAATATATATTGATGGAAAAGTGTATGTAGAGAGAATTCTTAAAAAATAA
- a CDS encoding SDR family oxidoreductase — MDSFALITGASRGIGKTLSYYFAEQGYSLILISLHQNTLDKVKAEIQTKHPDVTIQTVSIDFSKPFEVSSKAQSIIEQYSTIDVLVNSAGVLFPGNTSLAVDKLSELINVNLISTITISNLVIEKMKKQGYGEVYTLGSMAGLEAVSKIAAYSATKAAIVSYSQSLYQELTPLNIQVCCLCPSVVNTDMTNDGRISNDLKIETNDLASAIHFVRTLSTGASMPIVPLRCKVIDLEKQPS, encoded by the coding sequence ATGGATTCATTCGCACTAATTACCGGCGCCAGTCGTGGTATTGGAAAAACACTCTCTTATTACTTTGCCGAACAAGGGTATTCTCTTATTTTAATTTCCCTACATCAAAATACCTTAGATAAGGTAAAAGCAGAAATACAAACAAAACACCCAGATGTAACAATCCAAACAGTCTCTATAGACTTTAGTAAGCCATTTGAGGTTTCTTCTAAAGCTCAATCAATTATTGAGCAATATTCAACTATTGATGTGTTGGTTAATAGTGCCGGAGTGCTATTTCCTGGGAATACAAGCTTAGCAGTAGATAAATTATCTGAGTTGATAAACGTAAATTTGATTTCTACGATAACAATATCCAATCTAGTGATAGAAAAAATGAAAAAACAAGGTTATGGAGAAGTGTATACCCTGGGGTCCATGGCTGGATTGGAAGCTGTTTCTAAAATTGCTGCTTATTCTGCTACAAAAGCTGCAATCGTTAGTTATAGTCAGTCATTATATCAGGAATTAACCCCTTTGAACATCCAGGTATGTTGCTTATGCCCTAGTGTCGTAAATACTGATATGACGAATGATGGGCGTATCTCAAATGATCTGAAAATTGAAACGAATGACCTCGCAAGCGCTATCCATTTTGTGCGTACTCTATCAACGGGTGCTAGTATGCCAATCGTACCCTTGCGCTGTAAAGTTATTGATTTAGAGAAACAACCTTCTTAA
- a CDS encoding Crp/Fnr family transcriptional regulator: MILKTITDQVKTSAVFKKFPFLFESDNIIQYYDTEFFSFKENTANFYKFLIYGSLELYLKHYEKRRFLYRLESEQLPIVSINSSLSNSSIDFFCKSLKESAILFISLDNIRRYSMESEAFRKSFIKSQEYHYSSMLTAIESYTKDGLEKRLYNYLLTKSNLYNSQELSISQHEISEELNCSREAVIRNLKKLKIKGVIENKRNVIFLKK; encoded by the coding sequence ATGATTTTAAAGACAATTACTGATCAAGTAAAAACATCAGCGGTTTTCAAGAAATTTCCATTCTTGTTTGAATCCGATAACATCATACAATATTACGATACAGAGTTCTTTTCTTTTAAAGAGAACACCGCTAATTTTTATAAGTTTTTAATCTACGGTTCTTTGGAGCTTTACCTAAAACATTATGAAAAAAGGAGGTTTTTATATAGGTTAGAAAGCGAACAACTTCCTATTGTAAGTATTAACTCTTCATTGAGCAATAGTTCTATTGATTTTTTTTGTAAATCTCTTAAAGAATCTGCAATATTATTCATATCTCTGGATAATATAAGAAGGTATTCAATGGAATCAGAAGCCTTTAGGAAAAGCTTTATCAAATCCCAGGAATATCATTATTCATCCATGTTAACAGCAATAGAATCATATACAAAAGATGGTTTGGAAAAACGGTTATACAACTATCTTTTGACGAAATCTAACTTATACAACAGTCAGGAGTTATCAATTTCACAACATGAAATTTCTGAAGAATTAAATTGTTCTCGAGAAGCAGTTATTAGAAACCTGAAAAAGTTAAAAATCAAAGGAGTTATTGAAAATAAGAGAAACGTAATCTTCCTTAAAAAATAA
- a CDS encoding Crp/Fnr family transcriptional regulator: MVLKDILDTNPKLYKTLKIKGEEKKYAPGESIGTQEANQNSTAFILKGVFKVTLKGENPLLLYHIDAKSQGIISFMNFYNDTIRTSVTAIKNSRLLWVPNTDILRLGNSYPLLKNTMLSSYHYNNQELLQAMDTIISSSIEKRFIDYLLKKSSIYGTNKLYIPWNEIASDLQVSKTTVFKVVKRLKTTKQITLSGGQIVLNRFSV; this comes from the coding sequence ATGGTATTAAAAGATATACTGGATACGAATCCAAAACTATATAAAACATTAAAAATTAAAGGAGAAGAAAAGAAATATGCCCCCGGGGAGTCTATTGGTACACAGGAGGCAAATCAAAATAGCACAGCTTTTATTTTGAAAGGGGTATTCAAAGTTACACTTAAAGGAGAGAACCCTTTATTATTGTATCATATTGATGCTAAAAGTCAGGGAATTATAAGTTTTATGAATTTTTATAACGATACAATAAGAACTTCTGTTACTGCTATCAAAAATAGCCGTTTGTTATGGGTGCCTAATACCGATATTCTGAGGTTAGGTAATTCTTATCCATTATTAAAAAATACGATGTTATCTTCATATCATTATAATAACCAGGAACTCTTACAAGCGATGGATACGATCATTAGTTCATCTATTGAAAAACGATTTATTGATTATCTGTTAAAAAAGAGTAGTATTTATGGCACCAATAAACTTTATATCCCCTGGAATGAAATCGCTTCGGATTTACAAGTTTCAAAAACAACTGTTTTTAAAGTTGTGAAGAGGCTCAAAACAACCAAACAAATAACTCTTAGTGGAGGGCAAATTGTATTAAACAGGTTTAGTGTGTAA